The DNA segment GCGCTTGTCGGAGGGCGCGGTGAACATCGTCGCCGTGTCGCTGCACTCGACGAGGAAGCCGGCGCGCTGCTCGTTCGCCATGAAAAACGCCGTGCGATGCGCGACGCGCGCCGCCTGCTGCATGTTATGCGTGACGATCACGATCGTGTAGCGGCGCGAGAGGTCCTGCATCAGTTCCTCGATCTTGAGCGTGGCGATCGGGTCCAGCGCCGAGGCGGGCTCGTCCATCAGCAGCACGTCCGGCTCCATCGCCAGGGCGCGGGCGATGCACAGCCGCTGCTGCTGGCCGCCGGAGAGGTCGTAGGCGGACTGGTCAAGCTTGTCCTTCACCTCGTCCCACAGGGCGGCGCTGCGCAGGCTGCGTTCCACCAGCTCGGCCAGGGCTTTGCCCCTGGCACGGCGGTGCAGCTTCGGCCCGAAGGCGACGTTCTCGAAGATCGAGCGGGGAAAGGGATTGGGCCGCTGGAAGACCATGCCCACCCGCGCCCGAACCAACGCCGGATCCACGTTCGCGGCGTAGATGTCTTCGTCGTTGAGCAGGATCTGGCCCTCGATGCGGGCGCCGGGAGTGAGATCGTGCATGCGGTTGAAGGCGCGCAGAAACGTGGATTTGCCGCAGCCGGAGGGACCGATGATCGCCAGGATCTGGCGCTCCGGGATTTCGAGCGTGATATCCGCAAGCGCCTTGAAGGCGCCGTAGTAGAAGTTCAGGTGTTCCGCGCGCATCTTGGCCGGCGCCTGCCGCTCGCGCTCGGCCCCGACCGCCACGGCGGGCGCGGTCACACGGGCGAGAAGGCCCGGAGGCGCCGGTAGGACGGTGGATTCGATCATGGCTTCGTTCTCTCCCGGAATGGCTGGACGATGGCTCACGCGTGGGCTCACTCGCGTTGCAACCGGTTGCGGCTTGCGTAATAGCGGGCGCCGATGCTGAGCACCAGCACGGATAGGATGAGCACCAGTGCCGCCGCCTGCGCCAGCTTGTGCCAGGCGTCGTACGGTCCGATCGCGTACTTGAACAGGCGCAGCGGCACCGCGTCGATCGGCTTCGCGAGCGATCGCTGCCAGAACTCGTTGCCGAAAGCAGTGAACAGCAGCGGCGCCGTCTCGCCGGCGATGCGGGCCACCGCGAGCAGCGTGCCGGTGATAATGCCGCTGGCGGCGGCGGGCAGCACCACGCTCAGCACGACGCGCCAGCGCGGCACGCCGAGCGCCATGCCCGCCTCGCGCAGCGTACCGGGCACCTGCCTCAGCATCTCCTCGGTCGTGCGCACCACCAGCGGCAGCATCACGATCGCCAGCGCCACGGCGCCCGCCAGCGCCGAAAAGCTGTGCATCGGCACGACTAGAAGCACATACACAAACAGGCCAATCGCGATCGAGGGAATGCCGCTGAGCACGTCGGCGAAGAAGCGGACGAGCAGCGCGAGCTTGCCATGGCCGTACTCGGCCAGATAGATGCCGCCGGCGATGCCCAGCGCCGTGCCGAGCAGAGCCGCGAGGCCGACGATCACCAGCGAGCCGACCAGCGAGTTCGCCATGCCGCCCGCGCCCACGTCCACCGGCCGCGGCAGCTTCGTAAGCAAGCTGACGGAAAGCCCGGGCAGGCCGTTGACCGCGACGTAGGCGAGCACCGCGATCAGCGGCGCCAGGCTGACGACGAGCGCCAGCACGATCAGGCCGAGCATCACCAGGTTGGTCAGCCTGCGGCGCTCGATCCTGCGGGAGACGAGGGAAGGGCGCGCGCGCGGGGCGCTGGCGATGCTCATGCCGTCATCGCCCCCGGCGCGCCGCGAGTGATCCGCCAGACCAGCAGGCGAGCGCAGATGTTCAAGATCATGGTGATCGCCAGCAGGATCAGGCCCAGCTCGAACAGCGACGCCAGATACAGCGGATAGGTCGCCTCGGTGAACTCGTTGGCGATCACGGCGGCGATCGTGTAGCCGAGCGAGAAGAGCGAATGGGTGATCTGCGCCCGGCCGCCGATCACCATGGTTACGGCGATCGTCTCGCCCAGCGCCCGGCCGAGGCCGAGGATCGCGGCGCCGAAGATGCCGCTGCGCGCGTAGGGCAGCACAACGCCCCGGATCACCTCCCAGCGCGTGGCGCCGAGCGCGTAGGCGGCTTCGCGTTGCTCGAGCGGCACGGCCCGCAGCACATCGCGTGAGATCGCGGCGACGGTGGGCAGGATCATGATGCCGAGAATCACGCCGCCTGCGAGCAGGCCGATCCCGATCTGCGGGCCGCTGAACAGGGGAATGAAGCCGAGCGTGTCATGCAGGAACGGTTCGACCGTCGTGCGCAGGAGGGGCGCCAGGACGAAGATGCCCCACAGGCCGTAGACCACGCTGGGAATCGCCGCCAGCAACTCGACCAGCGTGGCCAGCGGCACGCGCAGCCGCCGAGGCGCAAGCTCCGTGAGGAACAGCGCGGTGCCAACGCCGATGAACAGAGCCAGCGCGATCGCGATCAGCGAGGTGATGATCGTGCCGAAGATGTAGGGCAGCGCGCCGAAGCGCTGATGCACCGGATCCCAGTGTTGCGAGGTGAGGAAGCCGAGGCCGAACCTGCCGATCGCCTGGCGCGACTCCCAGGCCAGGTCGACGCCGAGCCCCACCACGATCAGCAGCACCAGCAGGGCTGATGCCGTGACCGCCGCGCGGAAGATCCGCTCGCCGCGGCCTCCGCGGGCGCGAGTCAGCTTCCCCGAAGTTCCGATTGACCGAGCCACACGCGCCCTCCCGAGCGCACCGGGCTACTCCCGGCTACTGCGCCAGCACGGGCTTGCCGTCGGCCGTGATCTTCTTTAGCTGCGCCTCGTCCAGCTTCTGCAACTGTTCGGGCAGCGGCGCGTACGAAAGATCCTGCGCGTACTTCTGCCCGTCGTGCGTGACCCACCAGAGCAGCGAGACGAGGGACTGTGCGACCTTCGCATCGCTCTGGCCGGTGTTGATCGCTACCCAGCTGAAGCCGGAGATGGGGTAGCTGGCGTCACCGGGCGCGTTGACGAAGGTGGCACGCAGGTCGGGCGGCAGGTTGGCGATCGCACCGGCCGCGGCGGCGCTGGCGCCGTCCGACGTCGGGTCCACGAACTTGCCGGCCTGGTTCTGCAAGGTGGCGACGGTAATGGTGTTCTGCACCGCGTAGGCTAGCTCGAAGTAGCCGATGCCGCCGGGGGTCTGCTTGACGAGGCCGGCGACGCCCTCGCTGCCCTTGCCGCCGGAGCCCGTCGGCCATTCCACCGAAGTCGCGGCGCCGACCTTCGACTTCCAGTCTGGGCTGACCGCCGAGAGGTAGCTGGTGAAGATGAAGGAGGTGCCGCTGCCGTCCGAGCGATGCACCACGGCGATATCAAGGTCGGGCAGGTTGGCGCCGGGGTTGATCACCTTGATCGCCGGGTCGTTCCACTTCTTGATCTGGCCCATGAAGATCTTCGCCAGCGTATCGCCGGTCAGCTTCATCCCCGACTTCACGCCGGGCAGGTTGTAGCCGACGGGCACGGCGCCGATGGTGACGGGGATGTGCACGACGTCGCCGCCGGCCGCCTTGATCTGCTCGTCGGTGAGCGGGGCGTCGGTGGCGCCGAACTGCACCGTCTTCTGCGTGAGTTGCTGGATGCCGCCGCCGCTGCCGATCGACTGGTAGTTGACCTGGACCTTGCACTGCTGGTTGTAGACATCGAACAGCTTGCTGAACAGCGGGTTGTCGAACGTCGAGCCGGCGCCGATCAGCGCGTTCGCCGCGCCGCTTGGCGGGCACATCGGCACGCTGCTCGCCGCGGGCGATGCCGGCGCCTTCGTGGCGGCCGACGTGGCGCTGACGGCTGCGACCTGGGTCGCGGCCCGAGCGGCGGTACCGACGGTCTTGTTCTGATTCGAATTGTTTTTGTTGCTGCTGCATGCCAGCGCCAGCGTTGCCGCGAGCGCCAGCGAGACGAGGATGCCGATCTGACGGCCGGGTCTCATCGCGCCTCCTGCGGGCGTGTTCGGCGGGCCAGGAGAGCCCCGCCATTCACCCCGGAGGCTAGCGACTGCACGTTATCCGGACGTTATCGGGACGTTTGCCGCTGGTGCGCCGGCGCTGTGCCGACCGACACCGGAGGTTCACTTTCGCTCCGTCAGTCGGTCATCGCTCGCGCAGGAAGCGGTCGACGGCGTCGGCCGTGGCCTGGGCGATCTCGCGCTGCTCGATCAGGCCTTCGAGGCGGGTGCGCAGGCCGGAGAGCTCGTTCTGCCGGCGCGTGCGGGCGCGGCCACGCAGGCGATAGATGTCGGCCACGGTGGCGCCGTGCGCGGCCAGCACGCGGCCGATCGCGGCGGCCTGCGCCTCCGCACCCTGGCCCTCCGTCTCAAGCAGCGCCGCCTGCAGGTCGCGCAGCAGCGCGCGGTCATCCACGCTCGATCGTGCTCCGTGTCCACCACGTTGGCGTGGTTACCCCTGAAGCCAGTCTACCGGCCGGCTCAGCGTCGCCGGCCGGCGGCAGAGCGGGGCGCCACCGGCGGCGGGTGCTCCGGCTCGCGCTTGTCCGAGGGCAATTCGG comes from the Dehalococcoidia bacterium genome and includes:
- the pstS gene encoding phosphate ABC transporter substrate-binding protein PstS codes for the protein MRPGRQIGILVSLALAATLALACSSNKNNSNQNKTVGTAARAATQVAAVSATSAATKAPASPAASSVPMCPPSGAANALIGAGSTFDNPLFSKLFDVYNQQCKVQVNYQSIGSGGGIQQLTQKTVQFGATDAPLTDEQIKAAGGDVVHIPVTIGAVPVGYNLPGVKSGMKLTGDTLAKIFMGQIKKWNDPAIKVINPGANLPDLDIAVVHRSDGSGTSFIFTSYLSAVSPDWKSKVGAATSVEWPTGSGGKGSEGVAGLVKQTPGGIGYFELAYAVQNTITVATLQNQAGKFVDPTSDGASAAAAGAIANLPPDLRATFVNAPGDASYPISGFSWVAINTGQSDAKVAQSLVSLLWWVTHDGQKYAQDLSYAPLPEQLQKLDEAQLKKITADGKPVLAQ
- the pstB gene encoding phosphate ABC transporter ATP-binding protein PstB; this encodes MIESTVLPAPPGLLARVTAPAVAVGAERERQAPAKMRAEHLNFYYGAFKALADITLEIPERQILAIIGPSGCGKSTFLRAFNRMHDLTPGARIEGQILLNDEDIYAANVDPALVRARVGMVFQRPNPFPRSIFENVAFGPKLHRRARGKALAELVERSLRSAALWDEVKDKLDQSAYDLSGGQQQRLCIARALAMEPDVLLMDEPASALDPIATLKIEELMQDLSRRYTIVIVTHNMQQAARVAHRTAFFMANEQRAGFLVECSDTATMFTAPSDKRTEDYITGRFG
- the pstC gene encoding phosphate ABC transporter permease subunit PstC, producing MARSIGTSGKLTRARGGRGERIFRAAVTASALLVLLIVVGLGVDLAWESRQAIGRFGLGFLTSQHWDPVHQRFGALPYIFGTIITSLIAIALALFIGVGTALFLTELAPRRLRVPLATLVELLAAIPSVVYGLWGIFVLAPLLRTTVEPFLHDTLGFIPLFSGPQIGIGLLAGGVILGIMILPTVAAISRDVLRAVPLEQREAAYALGATRWEVIRGVVLPYARSGIFGAAILGLGRALGETIAVTMVIGGRAQITHSLFSLGYTIAAVIANEFTEATYPLYLASLFELGLILLAITMILNICARLLVWRITRGAPGAMTA
- the pstA gene encoding phosphate ABC transporter permease PstA; translation: MSIASAPRARPSLVSRRIERRRLTNLVMLGLIVLALVVSLAPLIAVLAYVAVNGLPGLSVSLLTKLPRPVDVGAGGMANSLVGSLVIVGLAALLGTALGIAGGIYLAEYGHGKLALLVRFFADVLSGIPSIAIGLFVYVLLVVPMHSFSALAGAVALAIVMLPLVVRTTEEMLRQVPGTLREAGMALGVPRWRVVLSVVLPAAASGIITGTLLAVARIAGETAPLLFTAFGNEFWQRSLAKPIDAVPLRLFKYAIGPYDAWHKLAQAAALVLILSVLVLSIGARYYASRNRLQRE